A genomic window from Megalobrama amblycephala isolate DHTTF-2021 linkage group LG2, ASM1881202v1, whole genome shotgun sequence includes:
- the LOC125262434 gene encoding cathepsin G-like → MTIIISLLLLASLLPHLTFTAHVNVGIVNGTKAKPHSRPYMVSLQAYGHHICGGFLISDQFVLTAAHCWNRRNILMVVVGAHDLRDSKSSDHIRVKSYIPHPKYKSSRLYADIMLLKLEKKVNLNNKVGVIPLPNEGEDVKAACSVAGWGMLTDGSMSNLLMEAKVSVMNNNECRNRWGPSYSVSQMICVYGYGGSCQGDSGGPLVCGNTAVGITSFGSHRHCNSPKHPNVYTKISSYIQWIRTIIGNL, encoded by the exons ATGACCATCATCATCTCTCTGCTCCTGTTGGCCTCTCTGCTGCCACACCTGACCTTCACTG CTCATGTGAATGTGGGTATAGTGAACGGCACAAAAGCCAAACCCCACTCCAGACCTTACATGGTTTCTCTTCAGGCATATGGGCACCATATCTGTGGAGGATTCCTCATTTCTGATCAGTTTGTCCTGACTGCTGCACATTGCTGGAACAG ACGTAATATTCTGATGGTTGTTGTTGGTGCTCATGACTTAAGGGACAGCAAGAGTTCAGATCACATCAGAGTGAAGTCCTACATCCCTCATCCAAAATATAAATCCAGTCGACTTTATGCTGACATCATGCTTTTGAAG ctagagaaaaaagtcaatctAAACAACAAGGTTGGAGTGATACCATTACCAAATGAAGGAGAAGACGTCAAAGCAGCCTGTAGTGTCGCCGGCTGGGGAATGCTGACTGATGGCTCAATGAGCAATCTTCTGATGGAGGCAAAAGTGTCCGTAATGAATAACAACGAATGTAGAAATAGATGGGGACCATCATACTCAGTCTCACAGATGATCTGTGTATATGGCTATGGTGGATCCTGCCAA GGGGATTCAGGAGGTCCTTTGGTTTGTGGAAACACTGCTGTTGGTATCACATCTTTTGGTTCACATCGTCACTGTAATTCACCTAAGCATCCTAATGTGTATACTAAGATTTCATCATATATTCAATGGATCCGTACCATAATTGGAAATTTATAG